Part of the Anaerolineae bacterium genome is shown below.
GGCTGAGCAATTCGGGCGTCAGGTCGCTCAGCCGCACCTCGGCGTCGGCCTTCAGCGTGGGCCGCAGGTCCAACGCGCCCAGTTGCTCGGCGGCGATGGCTTGCATCCGGGCGACGAATTCGGGCAAGTGTTCGTTGAGCACGGTGAATCCTGCCGCCGCAGCGTGGCCGCCGTAGTGGGTCAGCAGGTCGGCGCACTGTTCCAGCGCCTGGGTGATGTGAAATTCGGGGATGCTGCGGCACGACCCTCGGGTGAACTCCGGGCCCTGTTGCGCCACGATGGCCGGCCGGTAGTAGCGCTCCACCAGGCGTGAAGCAGCCAGCCCCACCACGCCGGGGTTGAACCCGGGATGGGCGGCGAAGAGCAGCCAAGGGACTTCGTCGCCCTCGCCGAGGGCCAGCCGCTCCGCCGCCTGCTCCACCTCTTTGGTCAGCCGTTGCCGTTCACGGTTCTGGCGGTCCAGTTGCAGGGCCAGGGGACCGGCCTCGGCCGGGCTGCGGGCCAGTAGCAGGTTCAACGCCGCCAGGGCCGATTCTAAGCGCCCGGCGGCGTTGAGCCGTGGCCCCAACATAAAGCCAATGTGGGCGGCGGTGAGCCGCTGGGGCTGCAGGCCGGCCACGCGGATGAGCGAGTAAATCCCCTGTCGCTGCGCTTGCCGCAGGCGGTGCAGCCCGCTACGCACCAGGTGACGGTTTTCGCTCACCAGGGGGGCCAGGTCGGCCACGGTGCCTAAGGCCACCAGGTCCAGGTGCTTCTGCACGGCCTCCGCCGCCTGGGGGCGCAGGCGGCGGACCAGGGCTTGGGCCAGTTTGTAGGCCAGCCCCACCCCGGCCAGGTCTTTTTCGGGGTACGCGTCGCCCGGCTGCTTGGGGTTGATCACCGCCGTGGCCAGGGGAAGTTCGCCGCCCGGCACATGGTGGTCGGTCACGATGAGGTCCATCCCCAGGCCGCGGGCGTGGGCCACTTCGTCCAGCGAACGAATGCCGCAGTCCACTGTCACCACCACTCGGACGCCGGCATCGTGGAGGGCGCTCAGGGCCTCGTTGTTCAGGCCGTAGCCCTCATCGAAACGGTTAGGGATGTAGGGCTGCACCTGAGCGCCCAGGGCCTGCAGCGCTTCCACCAGCAGGGCGGTGGCCGTCACCCCATCCACATCGTAATCGCCGTACACCGCGATGGGCTCGTTGTGACGGATGGCGTGGCTCAGGCGCTCCACGGCGGCTTCCATGCCCCGCATGGCGAAAGGGTCTTCGCTGCCAGGGGGCGGGGCGGCCTCCAGGAAGGCGCGGGCGGTGGTGTAGGTGGTGTGGCCGCGGTTGTAAAGCAGCGTACGCAGCACCGGCGGGAAGCGATGCAACGCCTCCTCGGCTTCAGGAGGAGGCGGAGGGGCAATGTGCCAGCGGGGGGAAGGGGAAAGGGGCATTCAGGTGACTCCAATGCAAAAAGGGATGCGGGCAGTTTTATGCCCGTCTGTGGTTCGGAGCGGCAGGGTGTGCTGTTCCGCTTGCTTTTCCCTGCAAGCCTTGCCTGTCAGGCCGCTCCATGGCGATTTGGAAGTCCGCACAGGCGGAACTTCACAAACCGTGGCCCGCGGTTTCAACCGCCGGGGCGATAAGGACGCGGATGAACATGGTTGGAGCGGATAAACGCGGATATTGGGATGGAACACGCTTATTCTCTTTGCCTTGCCGGCTGCACGATAAGGTGCATCTTTTCCACGCGCACCACTTCAACCGGCGCACCGGAGGGCAAGGGCGGCGCGTCGGGCACCAGTTCCGCCGTCCACAATTCGCCGCCCACCTGCACGGTGCCGCGCCCGCCCGACTGGATGGGGGTGCGGGTGTAGCCCACCTTGCCAATCAGCCTCTCTACCTGCTCCTCACCGGTGCGCACAGGCCGCTTTTGCGCCCGCAACGCTAAGGTGACCACTGCGACGCTCAGCGCGGCGAAGAAAAGCGCAGTACCGATGACCAGGGGCAGCGAGAGGGGAGGGATGCCCGGCGTGGGTGGAGGGCTGCCCGGGAGGATGGGCGCGTGGAACAGCAGCAGCGCGCCGAAGACGAAAGTGAGCAGGCCGGCCACGGTCAGGGCCCCATGGGTGGTCGCCTTCACATCCAGCACAAAGAGCACAAAGGCGGTCAGCAGGAGCACCAGGCCAAACCAGTTCACATCCAGCACGCCCAGCCCGTAGGCGGCCAGGGTCAGGCTGACGACACCCACGAACCCCGGCACCCAACCGCCGGGATGCGAGAGTTCAATGAGGAGCGCTTGGAAACCGATGGCCAGGAGTAGAAAGACGATGTTGGGGTTGGTGAGCAAGGCCAGCAGGTCTTCCAGCAGGGTGGGATTGATGCGGCGCAAAGGGGCCTGGGCCGTGTGCAGGGTCACGGTGCCGGCGGTGGTTTCCACCGTGCGCCCGTC
Proteins encoded:
- the recJ gene encoding single-stranded-DNA-specific exonuclease RecJ; its protein translation is MPLSPSPRWHIAPPPPPEAEEALHRFPPVLRTLLYNRGHTTYTTARAFLEAAPPPGSEDPFAMRGMEAAVERLSHAIRHNEPIAVYGDYDVDGVTATALLVEALQALGAQVQPYIPNRFDEGYGLNNEALSALHDAGVRVVVTVDCGIRSLDEVAHARGLGMDLIVTDHHVPGGELPLATAVINPKQPGDAYPEKDLAGVGLAYKLAQALVRRLRPQAAEAVQKHLDLVALGTVADLAPLVSENRHLVRSGLHRLRQAQRQGIYSLIRVAGLQPQRLTAAHIGFMLGPRLNAAGRLESALAALNLLLARSPAEAGPLALQLDRQNRERQRLTKEVEQAAERLALGEGDEVPWLLFAAHPGFNPGVVGLAASRLVERYYRPAIVAQQGPEFTRGSCRSIPEFHITQALEQCADLLTHYGGHAAAAGFTVLNEHLPEFVARMQAIAAEQLGALDLRPTLKADAEVRLSDLTPELLSHLRWLEPTGFGNPRPRFVVRGARVLSARAVGSDGNHLKLILSDGTTRHEAIAFRQGHWLDHLPPEVDILFTFEWNEYNGRRTPQLNIKDIRPSE
- a CDS encoding nodulation protein NfeD, with amino-acid sequence MVRIRRVRGVVLFLWVLLAAMGCIPQPTPKESALPPVVILHLQGAVTPAMAQYLDRGLQEAQRLQAQVVILELDTPGGSVETMQHIIQAIRNSPIPVVVYVAPRGAMAASAGTLITLAGHLAAMAPETTIGAAAPVGLQGEDLGDALAHKTKQVLQAQARSLARRRGERAVRLAEATIAQARAVYAREALDAGLIDVIAPTLDDLLRELDGRTVETTAGTVTLHTAQAPLRRINPTLLEDLLALLTNPNIVFLLLAIGFQALLIELSHPGGWVPGFVGVVSLTLAAYGLGVLDVNWFGLVLLLTAFVLFVLDVKATTHGALTVAGLLTFVFGALLLFHAPILPGSPPPTPGIPPLSLPLVIGTALFFAALSVAVVTLALRAQKRPVRTGEEQVERLIGKVGYTRTPIQSGGRGTVQVGGELWTAELVPDAPPLPSGAPVEVVRVEKMHLIVQPARQRE